In the genome of bacterium, the window CGCGCCGGAGATTCCCGCGAGCGGGTTCTTGATCTCGTGGGCCACGCTCGCCGCCAGCTCGCCGATGCTCGCCAGGCGCTCGGCCCGGATGAGCTGCTCGGTGTGGTAGCGCTCGACCGCGCGCTGGCTCTCGTCGAGCCGCTCGATCATCGAGTTGAGGCTGCGCCCGATGCTGCCGATCTCGTCGCGCCGCGGCGAGAGGGCGCGCGCCGAGAGGTCCCCGCCCTCGGCGCGGCGCATGACGGCCACGAGCGTCGAGATCGGGCGGTTGACCTGGGTCGCGAAGATGATCGAGGTCGAGAGACCGACGACCGCGATGATCGCCACCGCGGAGCTGGCGAGGAACCGGCTGTTCTTCGCGACCTTCTCGTCGGTCTTCTTCATCGAGAGGCACAGCTCGAAGATCGCCAGCACGTCGCCCTTGGTGCGGTGGCAGCCGCGGCAGTCCGGCTCGTTGCGGATGGTCTCGACCATGCAGAACGCGTTGTAGCCGTGCCCGCCGAGGTACGGCATGCTCGGCACCCCGGCCTTGAAGATCTCCAGCCCGATGTCGTCGATGGTCAGGCCGACCTCGCGCTTGTCGCCCGAGCGGGTGACCTTGCCGTCCTCGTCGAAGATGCGCAGGCTCTCGATGTCCTCGACGACCGCGATGCGCTCGAAGATCCCCTGGACGTCCTTGGCGCAGTCCCCGCGCATGTCGTGGCGGATGCTCTTGACGATGGCGTGGGTGAGCACCGCCGCCTGGTCCTTGGTCGTCTCGATGAACTGGCGGCTCTGCGCCTCGATGATGTACCAGTAGGTGCCGCCGACGCCGACGACGAGGATGAAGGTGATCAGCGCCGCGATCCGCGCGCGGAGCGAGGAGAACCAGCGGACGCGGTTCGGCACGGGCAGCCCCGCCTACGGGCCGGTCCGCGCCGGGGCGGGTAGTTCAGGCGCGCCCGCGGGCAGCGCCTGGAAGACGGTCTTGTACTCCACGCAGGGGCACCCCGTGCACTCGAGGCAGCGGATGCAGTCGACCGAGCGCTCGTTCTGCCAGATGCTGATGTCCATCGGGCAGTTTTCGCGGCAGCGGTCGCAGCGCGTGCAGCAGGA includes:
- a CDS encoding ATP-binding protein → MPNRVRWFSSLRARIAALITFILVVGVGGTYWYIIEAQSRQFIETTKDQAAVLTHAIVKSIRHDMRGDCAKDVQGIFERIAVVEDIESLRIFDEDGKVTRSGDKREVGLTIDDIGLEIFKAGVPSMPYLGGHGYNAFCMVETIRNEPDCRGCHRTKGDVLAIFELCLSMKKTDEKVAKNSRFLASSAVAIIAVVGLSTSIIFATQVNRPISTLVAVMRRAEGGDLSARALSPRRDEIGSIGRSLNSMIERLDESQRAVERYHTEQLIRAERLASIGELAASVAHEIKNPLAGISGAVQVLADGFPPDDPRREVTGHILRQSERMDKTIRDLLNYAQPLQGEASPVDLNEVLDRACFIALPNPARTKVRVRREFAAGLPRTLADGKHLEQAFLNLILNAVQAMPEGGDLELRTSLREEAEGAGGVRQIEVVVADTGVGIPPQVRDKIFSPFFTTRTQGTGLGLSITRKIVEQGGGTISVASEPGKGTTFTVRIPVVETRLQA